The Panthera tigris isolate Pti1 chromosome A1, P.tigris_Pti1_mat1.1, whole genome shotgun sequence region tgagtcagccaggagcccctgagcaggtgtagttttttgttttgttttgttttattctttaagtagactccatgcccaacgtggggcttgaactcatgaccctgagatcaagagtcgcatgttctaccgactgagtcagctAGGAGCCCCTGAGCAggtgtagtttttaaaaactgcctgTAACATCCAATCCCCCTTTACtgttaaaattgtctttattagaaatgaaaacttggaGAACTGAAGAGATGGTATTTCCTTTGCTCCAAGACAtaagatcatttttaaagaatgaaacaaaCCTTTAGAATTTTGGATTCTTGATAGTCATAGCCAGGATGTACCTTTGGGTCTTCTTACCTAATTACTGAGGTAGACAGGAGGGATGAGGGGGATGGTCTAAGGTGTGCATCATGTGACTCGCCTAAGATGATAGCTTGTAGTGGCCGAGCTAGAATTTCTGCAAGCTGTTCCCAGCGCAGGAGGCTCTGGGAGGAGTCCCCAGAGCCTGTGACAGCTGACCTGTGACTGCCGTGAAACCCAGTTTGGCAGATGGGTTCACCAAGTTCTATCAGCAATAGAGGAGCTCCCAGGAACGTCTCGGGATGGATGCGGGGCTACCAGACCCAAGGCTGGAAAGCCAAGAGGACAGAAGTTGGTCAGCTGTGCAGGAGCTGACAACAGGACTCTGCTCAGACCCCGTTCCATCCCCAGCTGCTTCTGCTATCCCTGGAAACCTCTATCTCATTCCCCCAAAGACGCACCCGGTTCTATAATTCAGTTCAGCCTATTCAAGAACGCGGGTTTCACTTTGCATCCCCTGGGAAACATGGGTGCACATTTTAACTTACTACTCTCTGAAAATGATTTTGGGAAACAACTGGTCACATGTACATGTTTACTAAGTACTGAGCTCTAGTTACGTGCTACACCTTGCCCTAGGCACATGCAAATTGCCATCAGCTGGTTCAAAGCAGAAAGACTTTCAGAAGGTACCAAAACCCAAAACTACACTAAAAACAAAGTCTCATCCACCTAAGTTTCTCCACTTGCCCCTTGGAACATTTTGCCTTCAGGTCTGCCTTTATAATTCAATTTGAATTAAAcctatctgggggcgcctggttggctcggtcagtagagcatgcaacacttcatctcagggtcatgggtttgagccccacgttggacatagagattacttaaaaaaaaaagattaaataaaaataaacctatctGGTAAAGAGGTTTGTGAAGAAGGCACAGTAAACATGGGACAATTTGACTTGACCATGAGGGTTTGGAATCCTTTCAGAGCCTTTCCCGCTTTGcctatgcagaaaaaaaaaaaaaaaaaaaaaaaatgctgggtaTTCGGTTACAAGCAATCAGAATGTGCAGGATTAAACACAAATTGCCAGAGCACATTACCTAGGcttattttccttcttggaaTAATGCCAAGTTTAAGGGACAAAATCATGATGGGGTTTTTAATGAGCAAGGTGTACTGGGTTGAATACTCAGTTTTATTGTTTCTCTGGCCGCCATTGCAGAAGGCCACAGGCTTTGAATCCCAAGATGGTATGGTTTGACCCACTATAACATGAACTTGCCTTTTCACAGTTGTAGAAAGCTTATGTGATTTTGGCCTTTCTCACTCTTTGGTCTGACATCTGATGCAGGGCAGAGCAAGGTTAGAGACTTGCCAACCCCAGCACACGGCAAGCCAACCCAGGTGGGCCTCGTGCCCTCATCAGCAACTGTGTTGCCTTCACCTTAATTTGTTTTGTTGCAGATTAAAGttgccatttttttgttgttgttgtttgtttactcATGCTCCAATTTCCTAACCCTGTGTGGCCATTGGTAACTTTCCTCAGAAGAGTGGTTGATCTGGGTTCCTGGTTGGGAAAGACCAGAAATACAATGAGATGTAAATCCCATAGGGATTGTGCTGGGACAAACAGTTTTTGTCGGGTCTTGGAAGGAATGGAACGTTCCCCAAGAATGAGATGTTAGAAACTACGTGTGGAGATAGTTCCACTGCTTACGAACTCTGCTGAGCGTATTTTCTCCACCCTTTTGGGTATGCATTTAGGCTCACTATTATTGTGGATTTGGGACTGTCAACTTGACATCTTCTCTGTGTTTAGTTGTCCTTCACTGAAAGTGTTATCAGTTTTTGGAAATGCAGAACATGGGTTCCATGagctcctcttcttccctcagcACTTGTGATATTGACCTCTGCAAGGCTTctattgtttcttccttaaatttcCATAGAAGACCAGGAAGTTCTTATGCTTtgactatttttctttattcactgcCAACTCTatgatgattatatttttaaaatgaaaaatagccaTCACTTAGTGAACGCGTGCTACTTGATAGACATTTTCCATCCCGTTTTATAGGTCCTAACAATAGCCCTGTGAAGAAGCTGGTGGTCCCACTGTACACAACGACAAAATGGAGGCTTAGAGATGTTAAACTCAGTTTCTGAGATTTTTAGGTAGTGAGTGGCAGAGCAAGGATTCAAATCCAGCTCTGGCGGAATCCAAACTTTATAGCAAGACCAAAGTGATAGGCAGGCTGGATCCTGCCCATAAGAAATAagggcacaggggcacctgggtggctcagtcagttaagcatccaactcttgatttcagctcaggtcatgatctcacaattcgtggtatcgagccccacgtcgggctctttgctgacagcccagagcctgcctgggattctctctctctgtctttctgcccctccctgctcatgtgctccctctctcaaaaaaaaaataaataaaactttgaaaaaaaaaaaaaagaaataagggtgCATATAATGTTTCGTAATTTGAGTGAAATAGTGGccgacatttaaaaatcagggcaTTACATTTAAAAGTCTAGATTCcagcttctcttaaaaaaaaaaaaaaaaatagaagattcgGCTCAGTGGGCTCAGAGTCCAGCATGGAAGCAGTCAGCCATTCTTGAGGAGGCGCTGCTTCCCTTAGTGGGGGCATGCCCTCTCAGGTGAGCAGCAACCCTCCTTCTCACGTACATCTGGCATATCTTACCACTTTACCCACTTAGGTCACTGGATTGGTACCTGTATGTGTTCGATTTTGCAGTCCTTATTCCAGTCTCTAGAAACAGTCTGTTTcagggtttgagtcctggcttcaCCGTTTGCTAACTTTGTGCCCCTGGACAAGTTACGTAACCCCtcaaggcctcagttttctcacctctgAAGTGGGGATAAGAATAATCCCTACCTCTTGAGGCTGCTTTGAAAATTCAGCGTGGCACTCCTTATAAAGCGCTCTACACGGTGTCTGACACACGGTAAGTTTTCTCTAATAGATGCCATCATCAACCGTTATTGCAGTTAACCACTCTTTCCTCAGAAAGTGGTGTTCAGTAATCTTTTCCAAGGTCAGCCCTAAGTTGTGAAGGAGGCCATCAGAACAGTAGTCACGGAAGCACCACTGTGCTTAATAGGCAACCGAGCACACGCCTTCGACACTAGACTGACCCCGTTCGGGTTCTACCTCGGACATTAGGGGGAcctgagcaaattatttaacctcgtTCTGACTCCGTTTCCCCATTCAGGAAAAGGGCACGAGGATTGTATCTACTTGATGAGGGTGTGGTGAAGAGCAAGTCAGTTAATACGTGTAAATGGTTTCAGAACAGGCGATCGGCACACACCGGGCCCTCAGTGGATGTTACCCACCGCTGAAAACAATACATCAGATTGTGCCTCTGATAAGCATGTGTTTGCTTCTGGGGAGATGCCGATAGAATGTGTCAAATTGGATCGCATGGGAAATTTGGAAATTGGAAGCTGGGACTCTTGCTTGGTTTTCTACCCCCTCGGTTCCGTGACGCATTCCAGATTCGGTTCCTTCCACCTTCCTAGAAGTGCGCTTTGGAAGGCTACTCAGCAGACACATCCAATGGCCTCAGCCTCATCTTCTAATGGGGATAAGAATTCTGGAGACCAACTAGCCTAACGAACACAGTCGACTCTCAAAAGTGGAGGCTGAGGCTGAGAGACATCCTGGGGCTCGCCCATAGCTAATTGGGGACAGACCAAGAGTCATCCATCAACTTTACTGGTTGAGTAGTTGCTAGAACGACGGCGGGTTTGTGCCTATTTTGACAAGtcgggggtggggctggggacccAACGTGTGGCTGATGTAAGAACTCTGCTCTCTCCGCTCACCTTGCTCTTTCCGGCCCAGCCCCCTTCCTTCACGAGGCCCTGGTCCTGCCGATAGTGTGAGAGGACGGCTTTGTCTTCCCCAGGGGGACCTAGGCCCTGTGACCCTCCATTGCTTGAAGACCCTGTTTCCTGAGGGGTAATGTTTTCCCTTCCCCTTGACTTGCCTCTCTGGGCCACGTTCCGATTTCCCTGCTGGCTCGCTTGTTTCCTTGGGCTGACTGCCTTGTTTGGTGGTTTTTAGTGAGGGCTCTGAGAGATGCCAGGAGTGAGGGGATAGAGCTCCGAATGGCCTCAGTCATTGGACAGCCAGACTCGGTGATGGATgagccctctccccagggagtTCTGGGTCAGAAGTCCAACTGATAAGTTTTTCCAGAACTGAGGAACCCAGAAACAGCGCCAGCAGCATCGTACCTCTTTTGTGGGTTTCGTattactttgaaagaaaattctcagCTGCAGTTCCACATCTTACTAGAAATACAGCTCCATCCATGATAAACTTAGATATATGTGCCATGAATTGTTTTAGAGATAAcatttggggggaagggagggaggaaggaagagaggggtctttaaaaaatccctttccaaatatttcctttcttctaagtaTTGAAAAGGCACAATATAACCCTTTCTTCTCCCAAGTGAGCTCATAACTGTTTACCGAGGGGAAataccaaatgtttatttattttgtttaaaggaGCTTCTTTCGTCCTGATGATTCACGTCGATGTCATTTTCCTCCTGACTCCAGAGGCTCTGAGACAAAGCCACAGCCCAAGTGATATGCCGGTGTCAGAACAATTCCTGTCCCGAAGGAAGGTATGCAACCTTCTTTATTCCCCCTTCACAGACGTCCTTGAGCCCTCGAGACGGATGTGAGCGAGTTTTTCAGTGCTCATGCAAAACAACCATCTAAACATAACAGATGACATCAGCTTGGGCTTTTCAATTCCTGGATGGCAGCGGCGTGTTAATCCAGCCTTCATCCTGGATTTCATAAACTAAAACAAGAGAGCCTGGCAAGAGGACAGCGCTGCTGCTGGGTTGAGGAAATTGATGACGGGGAAGCATGCGGGCAACCCAGTGTATAAAGCTCATAAACGTGTAGGCAGAGGCTCGGCTACCACTTTGGACAGCTGCTTCCCGCCAGCAGAGAACCACGCCGCCCGCAGGGAGCTGAGCCAGAGCCGGCGGGAAACATGAAGAGCCTCTTGCTGCTAGCCACGCTCCTGGTACCCGCGCACCTGGCAACGACCTGGAGCCCCAAGTACGCGGTCGACTGCCCCGAGCGATGCGACCGCGCCGAGTGCAAAAGCAGCCTGAGCTGCAAGCGGACAGTGCTGGACGACTGCGGCTGCTGCCGGGTGTGCGCCGCGGGCCTGGGCGAAACCTGCTACCGCACCGTCTCCGGCATGGACGGCGCCAAGTGTGGCCCGGGGCTCAGGTGTCAGTTTTACAGTGAGGAAGATGACTTTGGTGACGAGTTTGGTATCTGCAAAGGTAAAGAGTGACCCCTTGCTCTTCCCCGTCCAGGGCACACCGAGGGCTTTTAGCCAGCGTGGGAGGCAAGGAGGCTTTCCTTCGAAGGACGAGAGGGAAAGTGCAGGTGGCTTAGGAGCAAGGCCCGGCACGGGTGTtgtcacagggagagagagaactctgcGAACAGCAACTGACAGCCAGTGTGCAGGAAAGCACAGAAAGCAAGACAGCATTTCACTCATTATGTGTGTGTAGGAGACGGAAGGAAAAAAGTTGCGATGAAAAATCGTGTTACCTCCCTTTCTGGAAAACTTTAGAAACTTGACAGGTAATCTGTTTGGATGGTTTAGGTGCTGTCTCCTCTGCAAGGCAGTGATTACAGAGGTCTGCGCTTAGATAACCGCTGGTGGTGTCTAGGCTGGGGCTTAGTGAGTCTTTGATGTTGAAAGGGTCCACGGGTTGGTGGGCATCTCTCAAGATCAAGTATTTCTGATGAACGGCTGATGCACTTTGTGAAACAGGGTGGGGTTTGATCATGAAACGAAATGACTCACATTCTTGAAGGAGGGTACCCTGAAGTATAAAACAAGCCTCGTTCCACTTTATGGAAGTGTTTGATCACCTAGAAAAATGGCAGATGGTCTCAGACGAGTACAAATaacagtcaagaaaaataaaaattggaagtcTGTGAAGAATGAGAGTTTACAGACTTAAAAAAAGTGTCATTAGGTTGAAATCATAGCTAAACAATGTAGTTACACATCTGTAGAATTTATTTCAAACTCAGTGCctgtagtttaaaaaatgtttgggtCAAAAGAAtggtgatttaaaatatatatatggatactTCATGATCTCATAATTAAAAGCTATTATTAAGATGAAACACATAGGCTATAGCCCCATGCATCAGTTTTATAATACAAAGcagcttttaaaatgattaaagaagCTGGGTaatgtatttcttatattttctttcttatttcattcttATACTTTATGTAATTGAAACAGTTGTATGCTTTTATGAACGATAATAATCCACCATTGATCCAGTCTCATTCATACACCTACCTtttagacaaatattttataaatcaattaCCTTTTCACCCGCAAAACGTAACTAAAGATTAGGAAATGGATGCTTGCAGGaggaagagaattttattttttgctcagtTTAGTTTTGCTTATAACCACTAAAAGGTAGAATATTGAGGAACCtttttttgtgcgtgtgtgtgaacaTTCACAAGCATTTATTTAAGCTGAGGAGAAcctgtattttctataaattacaGGATTGCACGTAAGGAATTTAGGGAGGAAGTAGTTCAACCGATCATACTTGTGACATAGCAAATATTTGCAGTGGATTGTTTTTTCTCTGGACACAAAAATTGCCTCTATCAATGGGACTGTAAATGCCCTGTCACATGTGGGTAAAGAAATGGCTCAAGGCCTATGGGATCTTTAGCAATCTGCCCTCCTACTGAATGACTGAGGCAGCTGTTAACGGGATAGATTCTTAAAATGCACTTAAGATTGTTCTTCTTGGCATCCTTCAGACTGCAAGCGAGTCTggtttcaaacatttttctctctgctggAAACAGTGACCCTGCGTGAAACTCAGCAACTTCAGACAGAGACGTTGGATTTTGCTGTAGGCGGACTCCCTCTTTCAGCCTTTGCACAGAACCGTATACGTTAGCTGCACATCCAGATGTTTTCTCAATATTCAGATGTTTGGCGTTAGGCTGCCGAGTTAACAATCAGCCAGCCAACAtctatttactgaacacctgctaTCCGCCCAGCACTATTCAAAACGCTAGGGGATGAAACAAAGGCACAATTGAGAATTTGGCTAAAGTTTGAGTTTTCAATGTCACTAGAGACACACTCAAATTCCAATCCTGTATGCTCTTCCGAAAGAGGCTTTTGGGGATCCTTTTTAAGGGCTGTTCTTGCGAGCAGAGAGGCCAGTGTTTAAAACCAGGCTCCTCCGCAATCTGAAGAATGCCAGTGAGAAGAACTCTAAATCTCTTCCCCAAATAAAGTTCATTCATGTCTACCTCGATCATTCTTGTGGAATATTAGATTGCTAAGGGCTCGGCTGCTTCACAGTTCGTTTCTCCCCCATGTGTGACTGTACACGTACGAGAAGATTCTCATGCCAAGAGAATACATATTCTGCATCTATTCTGCTTGGCTGTTAAGGATAGGGGTGTCTATCGGGATGCTGTTTATGTCATAACAatactgcatttttaataagtgattttgttcttttctcagcATAATATGTTTGAGTCTAGGTATGAAAGCACTGAAGCTCTAAATGCTTCCAGATTTGGGGAGGTATATAGGCAAAGTCTCAGCTTTCTCGTTCTTCCTAGCATGCACATCTTAGGTTTGCAGAACATTTTACTAGAAAATCCTCTTAACATCCAGGGGAGCTAGGTGACCTGTACTGCCGTGTCAACAGATAAGGTAGCTGATGAAAGCTGGCACAGACTGAGGATTGAGCACTTGGTGGACAGCTGGCATCGACACCTCTCTCAGTCCCTGGGTAGCGTGGGGTCCTTTCCTAtatgttgctatttttaaatagcGAGTTGTTTGCCAGTACGGTGGATTCAAAGACAGCatcacatcttttattttttttaattttttttaacgtttatttatttttgagacagagagagacagagcatgaatgagggaggggcagagagagagggagacacagaattggaagcaggttccaggctctgagccatcagcccagagcccgatgcggggctcgaactcactgactgcaggatcgtgacctgagctgaagtcggacacttaaccgactgagccacccaggagcccctaaactcCTTCGCAGCTGATCCGTAGGTCTGTTCAATTGCCCACCTCACCGACCTGTCACGGAAGCAGTCTCGGGAACCTGTCTATTGGTACCTAAGCAGAAAGTGAACAGAATTAAGGTTGGTTCAAGGATGTTGGTTATGTCTAGCCGTCTTCAACTAAACTCCAGAGGAGGACACTAGAACCGAGGTGTCCTGCTCTTGGGGTGTGATTTCACATTTGTGACTTAAAGTTTCAACTTCCCAaacttgggtttttttaaagaagtggttTGTATCTGACAGTCAAGGTTCACGAGGCGTGTTCAGATATGGAGGCTGTGCGGGCAGGGGCTCATGCACAAGGAGCAGCTCCCTCTTTAAACCTATCTTGTGTCCTCAGACTGTCCCTACGGCACCTTCGGGATGGAATGCAAGGAGACATGCAACTGTCAGTCTGGCATATGTGACAGAGTGACTGGCAAATGTCTGAAATTTCCCTTCCTCCAATATTCAGTAGCCAAGACTTCCAACAGGAGACTTGTTTCTACAGGTAAGAATTGACTttagtataggggcacctgggtggcgcagttggttaagcgtccaactttggctcaggtcacaatctcatgattcgtgagttctagccccatgtctggctctatgctgacagctcagaatcagaagactgcttcacattctgtgtcttcctctgtatctgcccctcccccctccaccaaaaaataaaaaaatattaaaaaattatttttaaataaaaaaaagaatcgaTTTCAGTACAAACATCAGAACAATAATCTCATTTTCAGTTTGAATAACTTAAGCAATATAGAGGATTAGAATAAAGCATTGCTttgaatgattttgttttttattttacccagGGGAAAGGGGTGGTGATTGAGTTCGGTtgctgttgttggtttttttttttttttaaagattttattaataattttgagGATTATACATTTTTCCATAAAGTTTACCCAGCCATATGGAGAATAAATACGATTGATTACCAAAACACCTGTAATAAGAAAATAACCAAGATACACAAAGTTCCCTAAATTCTTCAGTGATGTTTATGTATAGTAGACAAAGTTATTTCTCTCCAACTTCATATAGAAAAAATACCCTCAAGAATTTATTAGATAAGGTTTAAGAgccaagagagaaaatacagaacaCTTCTTCTTTTCTTAACCAAATGGAAGTATTTCCAAAGAATATTTCCCAGCAtgtgtttttatagattttggagaggATAAGAGACAGTATCTGTGACCGAAACTTGGGAATTATCTCTAAGCCTTTGAATGAAATTGTAGTAATAGCCACATGATGCTTGTTCATGCATGTGTATTTCTTATCAAGTTGTTGGAATGTGAGAAATACAACGTATAAGATGGTCCTGTGCACATATTTGGTTACCTTGTTGGATAAACAATCAGTATCGTAAAGCTTCATTAAACTGAAAATAGCTCATTTAAAACAACATGTGGCCACAGCAACTGTTAGTATCAACAAACTATGCAATTTCTCCCCCTTAGATATAAATAGTTGACAATCCAAGTCCATTTTACttagtttttgtttctggttCTTTGCGCTTCAAATTAGATTTGAAATATTTGGCAAATGtacttatttcttaattttacccCCTTCTTACACATGGATACAATTAAGTACATTAAGAGAAGGAGGAAATATTGTGCTAAGAAGGGAATTATTATGCTGAAGTGTGGTTATGCCCCTAAACATTCATCTAAACTGAAACCCCTGTTTTCAAAGCTATTAGGTGAGCATCTTTGTGACTATTTGATCTGGAAATTGAGAAAGTCATTAATAGGTTAAATACTTAGGACTTGTCCTATGgtacttaaaaagcaaaatggaaaaagattgaGTTTTAAGTCCTAAAAAATTTGATATTAAGGTGAAATttacacaacataaaattaaccattttgaagtgagCAGTTCAGTGGTAGCTAGTACACTAACAACGCTGCATAGCCGCCACTTCTGTCCAGTTCTAGAACATTCTCATTAGCTCAAAATAAAACCCCACTATCCGGTAAGCAGTTGTCCCCATTCCTCaactcccagcccctggaaaccatcaATCTTAGACATGCACATTTTTTTGAATGATTTGACTACTTCAGTACAGGTTTGAAACTTACTGTCTCAGGACAGTCAGCTGTCTCAAATGCTTGcatcttcttttgtcttatttcGCCTTCTCAAAACTGCAGACTACAAAACACTTTAAAGAACTTCTGAATTCCTCTTCATTCATTTATGGTTGTGCCTAAACCTTTTccaccaagagagagagaatggactCCCTTGTGAATCTTTATTGGTGTTTGGGAAGAATGCTTGGGAGGCCATGAGAGCACCTTTGGAATAATCCTCAAGAAGGATAATAATCCTCACGTCCGTCCCTCCCATTGTATACCCAGCCACATGCCCTCTTCTCCACTGGACTGTTGGACAGTCTCTTTCCCTTCGGCGTGTCACCCTTGCTTATTTGCTTGCAGATCCTGCAGATGTCTTGACTACTAGATAGATGCCTTGGCCACACATATTTTGCTGGGTAGAAGTTACATTAGGGGTTACACACAAAAAACATTTCTATACCCAAATTAGGTATCAAGATTCTTAGTAGAAATCTATGGGAAAAGCATTTTCTGACCCAaggtgtgtggggtttttttgtttttgtttttttccattagcTAAGGAGCAACAAAAATGATTACTGGTTAATCTTGGTAAACCTTAGGTTCAGGAGGGGAGCAGAATATCCTAAAGGCTTTGTGGAGAGGCAGCATAGGACCTCCGCTGCTCAGTGGTACCTTGTCTCCTTGTGACTTTCCAGGGTTCATGTGCTACCATTTATAGGAGGGGGCTTGTCTGGCTATCAACTTCACATCACCTCTGTGCGAATCTGTTTTCAAAGCCTTTGCAAATGGTGCCAACGTTCGTCAGCACAGGGACTTCTGGAGGTCCCTTCTATGCCCTGATTGCATGAGCTCGTCTTCTCTAGATTACTATCTAATGGCTACTACGATCTTGTCAAGTGGGTTTcctatttccatttcttgttGTCGTTGTTTTGTAGTGAGATTTCCAATTTTCTGAGATGGGGAATTTataagtagctttttttttagGGGGACAGGGACAGTAAGATCTGGAATATTTGATTACTTTGCATACATTCATCTGCCGGGCTGCACGAATCGTACAGGGCTCCATTTTAGGATGTGCACTGTTGAGGCAAATACACTTC contains the following coding sequences:
- the ESM1 gene encoding endothelial cell-specific molecule 1 isoform X2, with amino-acid sequence MKSLLLLATLLVPAHLATTWSPKYAVDCPERCDRAECKSSLSCKRTVLDDCGCCRVCAAGLGETCYRTVSGMDGAKCGPGLRCQFYSEEDDFGDEFGICKEHDMASGDGNTVTEELVKTNTRSPVMKWLNPR
- the ESM1 gene encoding endothelial cell-specific molecule 1 isoform X1 is translated as MKSLLLLATLLVPAHLATTWSPKYAVDCPERCDRAECKSSLSCKRTVLDDCGCCRVCAAGLGETCYRTVSGMDGAKCGPGLRCQFYSEEDDFGDEFGICKDCPYGTFGMECKETCNCQSGICDRVTGKCLKFPFLQYSVAKTSNRRLVSTEHDMASGDGNTVTEELVKTNTRSPVMKWLNPR